A stretch of DNA from Acidobacteriota bacterium:
TAGCGGCATCTTTACCCAAATCTCCGGCGCGAATGTCGAGCCGCGTTTTGCGGAATTCACGCGTCCACTGACGGCGGTGACGATCTCCGACGATGAGTTATATGCGCCCGCTGAAGCCGTTGAAGCGCTGACGCGCGTTTACCAAAGCGCGGACGTGCGGCGCGAGCTCGTGCGTCCGCACGATTACGAGATGGAGCGCATCGAGCATTTCGGATTTTTCCATCGCCACGCTTCGCGCAAATTGTGGGAATCGGCAGAGGGTTGGTTGCGCGACCTGGAAAACAGAGCGAGTCAGCATCGGTAAGGAGCGCTGTTTCCGTCAATTGTCGTTCCTGGCTTGAGCATTCGCTCTCCGCCGGTCGCGGCACTGATTCGTTGCATCACGAGGTGTTTATGCCGACCAACATTTTCGCCGAGATCGAACAAACCGCCAGGCAGTATCCCGACAATATCGCGTCGGAAATGTTCGGCGACGATAAAGTTACGCGCTACAGCTACCGGCAAGTGATGGAACTTGCTTCGCTGTTGGGTCAGGCATTGCGCCAGCGCGGAGTTGCCAAAGGCGACTGCATCGCGTTTTGGGCGCGACTGACGCCGAACTGGGTGGTTGCTTATTTGGGCGGGATGCAAATTGGAGCAGTCATTGTCCCGCTCGATTTTGAATACTCTACCGATGACCTCGCTTCGATACTGAAGCGGACGGAAAGCAAGTTCCTGTTTACCGTACAGGAAAAACTCGTCGCCGGGAAAGAAGCTTCGGCAAAGGTCGCCGCTTCGCCTACAATCGTATTGCTGGATGCCGAGCAAGGCAGCGATAGTGCGCTCGGCATTTCCGACCTGTTTCAAAAAACTCCCATTGCCAGTGCCTTACCTGAACTTCAACCTGAAGACGCGGCCATGATCTTTTTCACTTCCGGGACGACGGGAAAACCCAAGGGGGTGGTCATTGAACATCGCAGCATCGTCAACACGATGCACGGATTGCTGCAATACATTCGGGTCACCGCCGAAGACAAGGCGCTTGCGGTGCTTCCTGCTCAGCATATCTTTGCCACACTCGCGAACGTCTTAATGCCATTGCTGAAAGGCGGCTGCGCCACATATTTGCGCACACTCAACAGCGTCGAATTAATGAAGACGATGACCAAAGCCAGCGTTACAGTCTTTCCCGCCGTGCCACAGGTTTTTTATCTGCTGCATAAAAAAATCTTTGACGAGGTGCAGGGGAAATCCTTTACCGTTCGGTTCATTTTCAAAGTCTTATTGGGAACTTGCCGCTGGATCAGACAAACGACGGGTGTCAATTTGGGGCCAAGACTATTTTCCAAAGTTCATCAAGTCTTCGGCGGCCATCTTCGTTTGTTGGTCAGCGCCGGTTCGTATTTTGATCCCAGAATCATCCGCGACTTGTACAGCCTGGGGTTTACAGTTCAGCAAGGATACGCGTTGACCGAAACCTTTGGCGCAGGGACGTTCACGCCGTATGACGACAACATCATCGGCTCGGCGGGCAAGCCCTTGCCGGGAACTGAAATCGAGATTGTGAATCAGGACGAAGCGGGCGTTGGCGAAATTGCCATTTCCGGCCCCTCTCTGATGCGAGGCTATCTCAACGACCCCGAAGCGACTTCGGAGGTTTTACGCGATGGGTGGTTTTATACCGGTGACCTTGCTTCTCAGGACGACGCAGGAAATATCTTCATCAAAGGCCGCAGGAAAGAAATGATTGTCTTGAGTTCCGGCAAAAACATTTATCCCGAAGACATAGAGTTGCATTACCTGCAAATCCCTTACATCAAGGAAATGTGTGTGCTGGGAATTGCCGGTGATAAGGATTACTCAGGATCAGAGCGATTGCACGCCGTCATCGTCCCGGATTTCGATTATTTGAGACAGCAACGCATCGTCAATTCCAAAGAGATCATCCGCGAAAGCATCGAACAGTTTTCGGCATCGCTGCCGAAATACAAACGCGTGTTGAGTTACGAACTGCGAACCGAGCCGTTGCCGCGCACGGCCAGCCGCAAGATTCAGCGGTTCATCGTTGCCCAACAGCTTGCCAAGTCGGAGCCGGAAGCGGGTCTGAGCGCGTACGTTCCGGTGGAAGGCGACGAGTTGTTGCAGGCAAGGGAAAGTTCGCGACAAGTGCTGGAAGTGTTGCGACGCGAATCGCGGCTCGATGGCGAAATTCATTTGGACATGAACCTGGAACTGGACTTGGGCTTCGATTCGCTGCAACGCATTGAAGTGCTCATGCAGATCGAACAATTGTTGCACATACACCTCGGCGATGAAGTTGCCAGCCAGACGTTCACCGTTCGGGAACTGCTGAAAACCGTCGCGCAAAAACTGGACGAAGGCCGGCAGGTGAGCGGCGATTCTGTACAGCAAGCGCCAATTACCTGGAAGGAAATTATCGCCACGGCCGATACCGACGACATGGCGGCAAAATACATTTTGCAACCATCGGCTTTCTCCCGAATTGTTCACTTCCTGTTTTTACGCTTCATTTTTCTGCTGGGAAAATTGTTGTTTCGGCTGAAAGTTCGCGGGTTGGAAAATCTGCCACAGCAACGTCCATTTTTGATTTGTCCAAACCATCAGGGATATGCGGACGGCCCATTGATGAGTTCGGTGCTGCCATACCGTGTGCTGCGAAATATGTTTACCTTGGGCTTCACGCCGTTTTTCAGCGGCGGATTTAAGGATGTGGTCGCGCGCATTGGACGCATTGTGCCGGTTGACCCTGATACCAATCTGGGCCGCGCCATGCGCATCAGCGCCATCGGGTTGAAGGCAAAACAGAATCTGCTGCTGTTTCCCGAGGGCTCGCTCAGTTGCGATGGGGAATTGCAGGTTTTCAAAAAAGGAGTAGCTATCCTGTCGCGCGAACTCCAGATTCCCATCGTGCCCGCCGCGATACACGGTTCGTTCGATGCCTGGTCAAAAGTCGGCGACGGGATTCATCTGAATCCGATCAGCATCACGTTTGGCTCTCCATTGATGCCGCCAAATAACAATAACGACCGTGAATTTTCTCGCGAGCAACTGGATCGGGAATACGCCCGTTATACGCAACAGATTCGCGATGCAATCGGCAACCTGCTGGATGAGGTGAGAAGCGGCCACCAGTGAAGAAGAGGTTGAGGCGTTTAATGACGTTACGGGGGAAAGCATCACATCGTTCGTTGGGGCGTAGTGTGATACAGCCGCCACAGGTGCAGATTCATGCCCAGATAGTAAAGCGGATGGGATCGGTTCGCCCAAAAACGTTTGGCGATTGACGTGGGGGAGTAAAACCGGCGGCGAAATCCATCATAGCGCGCCTCTGCCTCCTCCTTGCTCAAGTTCGGGTGACGCCAAACCAGGTTTGTGCCCGTGTACTGTCCCCAGCGATGGTCAATGAGCTTGCCGTCCCGGCGGGCTTTGTCGTAAGTGACGGAGCCTGGGAAAGGCGTCATGATGCCGCAGTTGACCATGTACAGGTTGTGTTCGACCGCGAAATCGAAAACCTTGTCATAACATTCCGATGTGTCTTCCTCGAAGCCAAAAATGAACGATCCGACCACCAGAATGCCTGCGTGGTTTATTTTGCGAAGCTTTTCCTTATATGTTTGCACTTGGTTGAATTGTTTGTTGGCGGCGTTCAGTGTTTCCTGGTCCAGGCTTTCGATCCCGACAAAGAGACTGATGCAGCCCGAACGGACGGCCAATTTCAACAACTCGTCATCGCGGGCGATCAAGTCCAGCGAACCCTGACCGGCCCAACTGATCTTGAGCGGAATCAGCGCCTCGCATAACTCGTAGGCATAAGACCGGGAAAGAAAGATATTGTCGTCCACAAATAAGAGGCGCTTGGATTGAAAGCGTTTGATTTCCTCCACGATGTGTTCAACCGGTCGAGTGCGATATTTCTTCCCATACATTTGAGTCACGGTGCAGAATTCGCAACCGAGCGGGCATCCTCGACCTGCCTGTATGACTTCGATGAGTTTGTGTCTGCCGTGAGTGCGGAAAAGTTCCTTCCGGGGCATGGGTAATTCCGCCATGTCAATCAGTTTATCCGTGCGGTAGATTGGCTTGAGCCTGTCAGCCAGAAAATCAGCCATCAGTTCATCCCAAAGCATTTCTGCTTCGTTGACCACGACCGCATCAAAGTGCTCCGCGCATTCCTGTGCCATGAAAGTTGCGTGGCTGCCCCCGCAGATGGTGCGAATGCCACGCTTGCGGAAATGGTCGGCCAATTCGTAGCCGCGCTCCGCTTGACAGGTCATCATGGTGATTCCCACCAGGTCCACCGACTCGTTCAGATCCAGCGTCTCGAATTCTTCCTCGACGATTTTGATTTCGTTGAAATAAGGTGTGGCGAGAGCGGCAAGCACCGCCAGGCTGAGGTGATTGAGGTGTTTGTTTCCTTTGAAGCCCTGAATCCATAGCCCCTTCGGCGCTATGAGCAGCAATTTCATGACAGGCACCTCCTTAAGGAATCAGGACAACGGCTTGGTTGTAAGCTGTTTGGTTGTCAGTTGAGACGTAACTTTTGATTCGCGCCCGTCCCATTTGATCAGCTTCAGGTCGAGCACGGAGATCGCGTAAAGCGCCGGAACCAGCAGCTTGGTCACGTAATTGGCCAGCAACAGCCCGCCGATCTGGGCGTAACAGAGAGCTTCCCACAAAGGTCCGCCATTTCTGGCCAGCGGGATCAATCCAAAAATGGTCGCACCGACGGTAATCATCACAGGGCGCAAACGCGCGATGCCCGCGTCCAACAACGCTTCGCGTAAGGGTTCGCCCTCCTCGCGTTTCTCTTCGACAAAATCAAATAGGACGATCACGTGGGAAACAATCACTCCGATCAAACTGGCGATGCCCAGGAAGGCGATGAAGCCAAAGGGCGCTCGCATGATGGCCAGCGCGGCGAAGGCTCCCACCATTCCGAAGGGGATTGCCGAAAATACCAGCAGTGGCTTGATTGCGTGTTTGAACTGGATGACCAACGCCAGGAAAATCGCCAGAACCGAAACCGCCATCACGATTGCCAGATCGCTGAAGCCTTTCAATCGTTGTTCTCGTTCACCCCCAATGCTCATGCTGTATCCCGGCGGCAGTGAGCGCTCAAATTCATCCATGCGCGCGCGTGACGCATTGAAAACCTGCGAAGGAAGGACCCCCGGAACCGGGAAGGCCGAAACCGTGATCGTTCGGAACTGATTCCGTCGTCGAATCTTTTCGGATCGCAATTGATAATCCACGTTCGAGATTTGCCGCAAGGGCGCTTTGGCCGGACTTTGCACGGAGTACACGTAAAGATTACGGATGTCGGAAAGGCTTTCACGCTCTTCGACGCGCAGGCGCGCGACAACGGGCACGTCCTGTTCCCCTTCGCGCAAACTTGTCACCTCGTATCCGCTGATGCCAACAGCCGACGAGGCCGCCACGTCCATGTTTGAAATCCCTGCCAGATTGGCTCGATCCTGTTCAACTTGTAGATTGGCGACGAAACTTTCCGCGCCCCAATCGTCGCGGACGCGTGCCGCTTCGGGAATCGAGCGGAAAATTTCCTTGGCTTGTTCGGCCAGCTTTCGCAGTGTGGCAATGTCCTGGCCGGAAATTCGCACCTCGACGGGCGCGTCAATCGCGCGACTGGTTTCGAGTTGCCGAACGTCAATTCGAGCGCCGGAAACTTTGGCGGAAAGTTCCTGCTGCAATTTCGCCACCAAATTTCCGGTGTCATGTTTGTCGGCCATCTGGATGATTACCTGCGCGTAATTCAATTGGCGTGCTTCAGGCGCGACGGAAAACCAGAATCGCGGTCCGCCGCCCCCGGTAAAGCTGGTGATGGAATGCAACACCTGCCGTGGTTTGCCGTCTTTGCCTGGATGCTGTTTGCCGTACTCTTCGGCGACTTCGCGAATCACGGCTTCGGCGCGAATCGTCGCTTTATTGGTTGCCGAAAGCGGCGCATCTTCCGGCAACCAGACATTCAGGTACGAAAGGTAGGACAAATCTTTGGGAAAGAATTCCGTCTTGAGCTGCGACAGAAACACGCCACCCAAAAGCAGGAAGACCAGCGAGGCTGCAAGCGTCATCCAGCGATGTTCCAACGCCCATGCGCCGACTTTGTAATAAACGCCTGAAAACCCGCGGCTGCGCATTTCAACAATCGTCGGTTCCCGTTTCTTGCTTGGCCGGAGCAGGTAATACGCCAGAAACGGAATGAACGTCATGGACACAATGCGCGACGCGATCAACGAACAGGTGATGACGACCGGCAGGCTCCAGATGAAAATTCCCGTGCTGCCAGACACCAACAACAGCGGCAGATAAGCAACAATGTTGGTGATGGTGGCGTAGAGAATGGCTTCGGCCAGTTTGCTCGGCCCCAACCATGCCGCCACGCCGATTGGTCGTCCATTTGCCAATTCCCGTTTGATCGCGTCGCTGGCAACCACAGGGTCATCCACCAGCAATCCCAGCGCCAGAATCAATGAAGCAATCGAAACTTGCTGCAAATCCACGCCCACCAAGTGCATCATCCCAAAAGTCATTGCCAGCGTGATCGGAATGGACAGCGCCACCAGCAGTGCAGACCGCCATTCGCGAAACCCCACCAACGCCACCAAAACCACCAGCACAATGGCTTCCATCAAACTGTGCGTGAACAGATCAATGTTTTCTTCAACCTGCAACGGCTGGTCAGAGGTTTTTGCCAGCATCAAATCGTCAGGCAGTAACGGTTTGAGTCCTTCGAGCGCCTTATCCACCGCCGCCCCGAATTTGGCAATCTGCTCTCCGGGACGCATCTGAACCGCGAGTGTAATGGCGCGCGAACGTTGCCAATGGCCCTGCGAATCCTGCCAGGTGAAATAATTCAGGTATCGCGGCGGATTTTCATACCCGCGGCTGATGTCCGCCAAATCGCGCAAATACACCGGCGAGCCAGTCGGCGACGTTGTCACCAGCACATCGCCGATTTCTTTTTCGTTATTGAACTCGCCCGAAGGATTGATGCCCAGGTTTTTACCTTCGACTTCAAGTTGCCCGCCCGGCAATTTGGTATTGCGCGAACGGAGCAGTTCGCCCAGCTTGGCCGGTTGCAACCCGTAACTGGCCAGCCGCTCCTGCGAGTATTCGATGAAGATGTTTTCCTTCAGCACGCCGTAGCGGGAGATTTTCGACACCATCGGAACGGTTTGCAGCGTGCGAGTAATCAGGTCAGTGAAATCATCCAGTTGACGGTAGCTGTACCGGTCACCTGCGACGGAACGCAATCGTTCGGCAATTTGGTTTGTGTCCCGGATGACCACCGGTTGGCGGATGTCTGTTTGGAAGCCAGTTGCCTGCAGACGCTCTTCAATGAAATTTTGCGCTGCGGAAAGAATCGTTTGGTCTTCAACTTCGCCCGGCAGGTCAAGCCCAATGAAGTCCTGACCATCCAACGGAACCAAATTGGTCGCCGCCGTCCTGACTTTGATGTGTTGAACCAGTTCATCCCGCGCCCATTGGCGTTGTCTGTCCGTCAGCGAGGCAGGCAAACCAATAATCAAGCTTGCACGGTTTGTCTGGGTGTGAGCCTGTGGCGATGCTTTCGATCTGGCTTGTGCGATGGCTCGCTCCACGCCTAAGGCTTTGGCCTGAATGACGACGTCGTTCACTTTGGGACTGGCAACAGTCAGCATCAACGCGGCGGTGTCACCGAAATCCTTGATGAATTGAATTGGCCCCGCGCCATCCGGGAGGTCTCGAATGTTATCGAGTTTCAACCGCACATCATCCAGTTCCTTGCCAATATCCTGGACTTGTTCATCAAGCGCCAGATAAACAATTGAAACATTGCTGCGCGAAATGGAATCAACGGTTTCGACGCGAGAATTCTGAGCCATCTGTTCTTCGATCTTCCGCGTCACTTGCTGTTCGACTTCTTCTGCACTGGCCCCCGGCCAGGCGCAAACCGCCAATGCTTTGCGCACCTTGACTTCAGGGTCTTTGCGTTTGGGCATGGCGTTATATGCATACGCTCCCCACAGCAGTGTGATGATCAGCAGAATCCAGGAAACCTGCCGCGTTTCCGTAAAGAATTTGGCGGTGTTTTGTCGAGTTTCCGTGATCAGGCGAGCGGTCAGCCCGGAGCGCGGTTTGATAATTGGATCAGTGGGGTTCGGCATGATTGGCCCTCGACTTAAATGAAAACCGGGTTTGATCGTTAGAGCATGACGTTGTTCGGTCTGGAGTAAATCGCTTGTACGACAGTGAAGTTGCGCGTCAGAAAACCGGCTTCACAACTCAGCAGGTAGTAATTCCACTTGCGAATAAACTTTTCGTTGAAACTCATCGCCAGCACCGATTCCAGTTTGTGATTGAAGTTTTCGCGCCAGGTCGCCACGGTTCGAGCGTAGTGCAATCCCATCTCTTCCAGGTCGTGCAGTTGCAAATCACCTGTTTCGTTGATGAACTTGTTCATCATGCCAATCGAAGGCAGCAGCCCTCCGGGAAAGATATGTTTCTGCATCCAGGTGACATTTTTCCGGTGGCTTTCGTAGCGAGAGTCAGGACAGGTGATCGCCTGAATCGCCAGCAAACCATACCGATTGAGCAATTCGTGACAGGCCTTGAAAAAGCTCTTGAAGTATTCGTGGCCGACGGCTTCGATCATTTCAATGGAAACAATCTTGTCGAATTTCCCCGTCACATTTCGATAATCGGTCAGTTGAAACTCGATCTGGTTGGAAAGCCCTTCGGCGGCGACGCGCTCTTTGGCGTATTTCAATTGCTCTTCCGAAATGGTGATCGAAGTAATCTGGCAGCCATAATGGCGTGCGGCGTGAACGGCGAACCCGCCCCAGCCGCCGCCAATTTCCAGCACGCGATCAGATGCGGTGAGCTTCAGCTTACGGCACAACCGGTCATACTTTTCGGTTTGCGCCGCTTCCAGCGACGCGTCGGGCGAACTGAAATAGCCGCAGGAATAGGTCATGCTTGGATCGAGAAAGAGCTTGTAAAACCCGTTGCCCAGATCGTAATGCTCCGAGATATTGCGTTTCGCGTTTGCCTGATTGTTCGCGCGCAACTTGTGCCGCAGCCGATTAAATACCAATAGCAAATCCGTCAATGGCAGTTGTCGTTTTTGGGATGTGGATGCATGTTCCAGATTGATCAGAAACCAGGAAAGCAATCCAACCACATCGTCAGATTCCCAATCGCCGTCCACGTAGGATTCCCCAAATCCGACTTCGCCGTAGAGGATGCATTTTTTGAAAAAGACTGGGTTAAGGATTTTGATCGTCGCTTCAGGGCCGGGAGCCTTCATTCCATAAACAAACTCCTCTCCGGTTGGAAGCGCAACGCACAGCTTTCCCGCAGGCAGAGGAGAGAGAACCCGGTCGAATATCTTTCGATAGATACGATAGCTCTTTGGCGCCACGGATAGATCGGAAACTGACTTATGCGTTCTGTCTTCCATCGGATTACTCTCCACTGAAAGTCTACTTCGTAATCGCCGATTGCTCGGCCACGACGAATTTCTTCGGCAGCTTAGCGACGCGGACTTTCCTGACGAGTCCGAGTTTTTTCATTGCCCAGATGGCGTTCAATCTCGTACCAGGTCAGACCGAGCCGAGCCGAGGCCTGATGCGCGTGATGATTGTTGTGCCAGCCCTCTCCGCCGCTAATCAACCCCACCCACCAACTGTTGCGCGAATTGTCGCGGGTTTCGGGGCGGCGCTCGCCCCAGGTGTGTCCATACGAGTTGGTAAGAAATGCAGAGTTCCACGTAAAGACGGTTGGCACGCAGACCCCCCACAATACAAATTGCCAGCCACCAGCCAGATACAGGATCGCGACCAAAATCAACTGCGGTGCGAAAAACCACTTTGACATCCAGAGATGAAAGCGATCTTTCGCCAGATCGGGCGCGTATCGCGCCAGGGTTTCAACTTCGCGAGAGTCTGATTTGCCGGTCATGATCCATCCCCAGTGAGACCACCAAAACCCGTGACGTGGCGAATGAGGATCGCCGTCGCTATCCGTATGCGCGTGATGAAGGCGATGTTTCGCCACCCAGGCGATCGAGCCTCCCTGGAAACCGATTGCGCCACAGATAGTCAGAAAGTACTCGACATATTTGGGAGCTTCGAACGAACGGTGGGTGAGAAAGCGATGAAAGCCAATGGCGATGCCGAGACCGCCGCCAATCCAGGCCATCAGAGCGGCGACGGCGAACGCCGGCCAACTGAAATTGAAAAGGGCGACCACCGCCCCGACGTGCATCGAAATGATGAAAAGACTCGCCGGCCAATTTATTGGGTCTTTGCGATGATTGGGGATGGTAGTGTCTCGCATTTTTCCTCCGGGTGAGTTGGTT
This window harbors:
- a CDS encoding AMP-binding protein yields the protein MPTNIFAEIEQTARQYPDNIASEMFGDDKVTRYSYRQVMELASLLGQALRQRGVAKGDCIAFWARLTPNWVVAYLGGMQIGAVIVPLDFEYSTDDLASILKRTESKFLFTVQEKLVAGKEASAKVAASPTIVLLDAEQGSDSALGISDLFQKTPIASALPELQPEDAAMIFFTSGTTGKPKGVVIEHRSIVNTMHGLLQYIRVTAEDKALAVLPAQHIFATLANVLMPLLKGGCATYLRTLNSVELMKTMTKASVTVFPAVPQVFYLLHKKIFDEVQGKSFTVRFIFKVLLGTCRWIRQTTGVNLGPRLFSKVHQVFGGHLRLLVSAGSYFDPRIIRDLYSLGFTVQQGYALTETFGAGTFTPYDDNIIGSAGKPLPGTEIEIVNQDEAGVGEIAISGPSLMRGYLNDPEATSEVLRDGWFYTGDLASQDDAGNIFIKGRRKEMIVLSSGKNIYPEDIELHYLQIPYIKEMCVLGIAGDKDYSGSERLHAVIVPDFDYLRQQRIVNSKEIIRESIEQFSASLPKYKRVLSYELRTEPLPRTASRKIQRFIVAQQLAKSEPEAGLSAYVPVEGDELLQARESSRQVLEVLRRESRLDGEIHLDMNLELDLGFDSLQRIEVLMQIEQLLHIHLGDEVASQTFTVRELLKTVAQKLDEGRQVSGDSVQQAPITWKEIIATADTDDMAAKYILQPSAFSRIVHFLFLRFIFLLGKLLFRLKVRGLENLPQQRPFLICPNHQGYADGPLMSSVLPYRVLRNMFTLGFTPFFSGGFKDVVARIGRIVPVDPDTNLGRAMRISAIGLKAKQNLLLFPEGSLSCDGELQVFKKGVAILSRELQIPIVPAAIHGSFDAWSKVGDGIHLNPISITFGSPLMPPNNNNDREFSREQLDREYARYTQQIRDAIGNLLDEVRSGHQ
- a CDS encoding B12-binding domain-containing radical SAM protein, with the protein product MKLLLIAPKGLWIQGFKGNKHLNHLSLAVLAALATPYFNEIKIVEEEFETLDLNESVDLVGITMMTCQAERGYELADHFRKRGIRTICGGSHATFMAQECAEHFDAVVVNEAEMLWDELMADFLADRLKPIYRTDKLIDMAELPMPRKELFRTHGRHKLIEVIQAGRGCPLGCEFCTVTQMYGKKYRTRPVEHIVEEIKRFQSKRLLFVDDNIFLSRSYAYELCEALIPLKISWAGQGSLDLIARDDELLKLAVRSGCISLFVGIESLDQETLNAANKQFNQVQTYKEKLRKINHAGILVVGSFIFGFEEDTSECYDKVFDFAVEHNLYMVNCGIMTPFPGSVTYDKARRDGKLIDHRWGQYTGTNLVWRHPNLSKEEAEARYDGFRRRFYSPTSIAKRFWANRSHPLYYLGMNLHLWRLYHTTPQRTM
- a CDS encoding efflux RND transporter permease subunit, with the protein product MPNPTDPIIKPRSGLTARLITETRQNTAKFFTETRQVSWILLIITLLWGAYAYNAMPKRKDPEVKVRKALAVCAWPGASAEEVEQQVTRKIEEQMAQNSRVETVDSISRSNVSIVYLALDEQVQDIGKELDDVRLKLDNIRDLPDGAGPIQFIKDFGDTAALMLTVASPKVNDVVIQAKALGVERAIAQARSKASPQAHTQTNRASLIIGLPASLTDRQRQWARDELVQHIKVRTAATNLVPLDGQDFIGLDLPGEVEDQTILSAAQNFIEERLQATGFQTDIRQPVVIRDTNQIAERLRSVAGDRYSYRQLDDFTDLITRTLQTVPMVSKISRYGVLKENIFIEYSQERLASYGLQPAKLGELLRSRNTKLPGGQLEVEGKNLGINPSGEFNNEKEIGDVLVTTSPTGSPVYLRDLADISRGYENPPRYLNYFTWQDSQGHWQRSRAITLAVQMRPGEQIAKFGAAVDKALEGLKPLLPDDLMLAKTSDQPLQVEENIDLFTHSLMEAIVLVVLVALVGFREWRSALLVALSIPITLAMTFGMMHLVGVDLQQVSIASLILALGLLVDDPVVASDAIKRELANGRPIGVAAWLGPSKLAEAILYATITNIVAYLPLLLVSGSTGIFIWSLPVVITCSLIASRIVSMTFIPFLAYYLLRPSKKREPTIVEMRSRGFSGVYYKVGAWALEHRWMTLAASLVFLLLGGVFLSQLKTEFFPKDLSYLSYLNVWLPEDAPLSATNKATIRAEAVIREVAEEYGKQHPGKDGKPRQVLHSITSFTGGGGPRFWFSVAPEARQLNYAQVIIQMADKHDTGNLVAKLQQELSAKVSGARIDVRQLETSRAIDAPVEVRISGQDIATLRKLAEQAKEIFRSIPEAARVRDDWGAESFVANLQVEQDRANLAGISNMDVAASSAVGISGYEVTSLREGEQDVPVVARLRVEERESLSDIRNLYVYSVQSPAKAPLRQISNVDYQLRSEKIRRRNQFRTITVSAFPVPGVLPSQVFNASRARMDEFERSLPPGYSMSIGGEREQRLKGFSDLAIVMAVSVLAIFLALVIQFKHAIKPLLVFSAIPFGMVGAFAALAIMRAPFGFIAFLGIASLIGVIVSHVIVLFDFVEEKREEGEPLREALLDAGIARLRPVMITVGATIFGLIPLARNGGPLWEALCYAQIGGLLLANYVTKLLVPALYAISVLDLKLIKWDGRESKVTSQLTTKQLTTKPLS
- a CDS encoding class I SAM-dependent methyltransferase, which translates into the protein MEDRTHKSVSDLSVAPKSYRIYRKIFDRVLSPLPAGKLCVALPTGEEFVYGMKAPGPEATIKILNPVFFKKCILYGEVGFGESYVDGDWESDDVVGLLSWFLINLEHASTSQKRQLPLTDLLLVFNRLRHKLRANNQANAKRNISEHYDLGNGFYKLFLDPSMTYSCGYFSSPDASLEAAQTEKYDRLCRKLKLTASDRVLEIGGGWGGFAVHAARHYGCQITSITISEEQLKYAKERVAAEGLSNQIEFQLTDYRNVTGKFDKIVSIEMIEAVGHEYFKSFFKACHELLNRYGLLAIQAITCPDSRYESHRKNVTWMQKHIFPGGLLPSIGMMNKFINETGDLQLHDLEEMGLHYARTVATWRENFNHKLESVLAMSFNEKFIRKWNYYLLSCEAGFLTRNFTVVQAIYSRPNNVML
- a CDS encoding fatty acid desaturase — its product is MRDTTIPNHRKDPINWPASLFIISMHVGAVVALFNFSWPAFAVAALMAWIGGGLGIAIGFHRFLTHRSFEAPKYVEYFLTICGAIGFQGGSIAWVAKHRLHHAHTDSDGDPHSPRHGFWWSHWGWIMTGKSDSREVETLARYAPDLAKDRFHLWMSKWFFAPQLILVAILYLAGGWQFVLWGVCVPTVFTWNSAFLTNSYGHTWGERRPETRDNSRNSWWVGLISGGEGWHNNHHAHQASARLGLTWYEIERHLGNEKTRTRQESPRR